The following are from one region of the Magallana gigas chromosome 6, xbMagGiga1.1, whole genome shotgun sequence genome:
- the LOC105319345 gene encoding stAR-related lipid transfer protein 9 yields the protein MFLYFLSILALCTCIITILFLKFTSLKNLNSGNQHQQGNALLSSLEFLRLLKKSKPFPVGNVKSWRILSCNNGNRTWTRKFTTSGGTDFNAIASFIKLPSSAQVVHHTLKDATKTVEWKPGVASAVYRASERSTPRRSSSWMDTSVGVDQVIETVAETVFQENSLIEMYEQVLTRYWFREENGCCWILESNVEKHEHTFYLIQPLEDVDTALLTVLSYSNNTTRSSAVEKMVSDRLCSIKDYFFYRKLKATPFVDLKLPSKHHTYRGFDALSSSDDEDDCNIYHQKFLHLHPEERTAVLQKSESILKLSPSKFSSRQRTFSDNVSIKDLSGSDRSRPRSLTHPHSTNSIHDLHSKDNNNVAKPASNDLVLKEENGALVTENGTKGETLEQLTPSSPVSPQVVDESISDMSDLSESSSQEKEDHRGTDDEKHAREVAKNTTLANQVAAELLALVHRVSNLDLKASAQQQQDSTGGWMFCGFESDVVIIKRQFHNINLSGSYIGKGIIQASPQAVMDAVKNPRTRYTYDDSLKRVDILQHVTDKIKIVYYSNDVLHKFKKYQYDWCVIQSERQDGEKLVLSMESVENDLPVPVGVNRLKILPSGWIIEPVIRDNKTVSLVTYVMQMNYGLCSDGAADKVLIDEMVSKQPLSIAYLRQYLRPPLAKARKISPSRMHHSKKTL from the exons atgtttttatattttttatccatCCTGGCGTTATGTACTTGTATAATAacgattttgtttttgaaatttacatCTCTGAAGAATTTGAACTCTGGAAATCAACATCAGCAG GGAAATGCATTACTGTCCTCACTTGAGTTCTTGAGACTACTAAAGAAATCAAAG CCATTTCCTGTTGGTAATGTGAAAAGTTGGAGAATTTTGTCCTGTAACAACGGGAACAGAACATGGACAAGGAAATTCACCACCAGTGGGGGCACAGATTTCAATGCTATCGCAAGCTTTATCAAACTTCCCTCTTCTGCTCAG GTTGTACATCATACTCTAAAAGATGCAACAAAGACAGTGGAGTGGAAACCAGGGGTGGCATCAGCTGTATACAGAGCTTCAGAGAGATCCACCCCTCGTAGATCCTCCTCTTGGATGGACACCAGTGTAGGGGTGGATCAAGTGATAGAAACAGTGGCGGAGACAGTCTTCCAAGAGAACAGTCTCATAGAGATGTATGAGCAAGTTCTAACAAG ATACTGGTTTCGAGAGGAAAATGGATGCTGCTGGATTCTTGAATCAAATGTTGAAAAGCATGAACACACATTTTACCTTATACAGCCATTGGAAG ATGTGGATACAGCATTACTTACCGTACTAAGCTATTCAAACAATACCACCAGGAGTTCAGCAGTAGAAAAAATGGTATCAGACCGTCTGTGTTCAATAAAAGACTACTTCTTCTACAGAAAACTTAAGGCAACCCcgtttgttgatttaaaactgCCAAGCAAGCACCACACTTATCGAGGATTCGATGCCCTGTCTTCCAGTGATGATGAAGATGACTGCAACATCTACCATCAGAAATTTCTCCATCTCCATCCAGAGGAGAGAACAGCTGTCCTTCAAAAATCCGAGTCCATCCTGAAACTTTCTCCCTCCAAGTTTTCTTCCAGACAGCGAACCTTTTCGGACAATGTGAGCATTAAGGACCTTTCCGGAAGTGACCGATCTCGCCCCCGCTCTCTGACACATCCTCACTCAACTAACTCAATACACGACTTACATTCCAAAGACAATAACAATGTTGCCAAACCAGCCTCTAATGATTTGGTGCTAAAAGAAGAGAATGGTGCTTTAGTGACAGAGAATGGTACTAAGGGGGAGACACTGGAACAGCTGACCCCTTCCTCCCCCGTCTCCCCTCAGGTAGTGGATGAGTCCATCAGTGATATGTCTGACTTAAGTGAATCTTCTAGTCAGGAAAAAGAGGACCACCGTGGCACAG ATGATGAAAAACATGCAAGAGAGGTGGCAAAGAACACCACATTGGCCAATCAAGTGGCAGCAGAGTTACTGGCCTTG GTTCACCGAGTGTCAAACCTAGATCTAAAGGCATCAGCTCAGCAACAGCAAGATTCAACCGGAGGATGGAT GTTTTGTGGCTTTGAAAGTGACGTGGTGATCATCAAACGTCAGTTTCATAACATCAATCTATCAGGAAG TTACATAGGAAAGGGCATTATTCAGGCATCTCCTCAAGCTGTGATGGATGCTGTGAAGAATCCTAGGACAAGATACACATATGATGATAGCTTAAAG agagTAGACATCTTACAACATGTCACAGACAAGATCAAGATAG TATACTACAGCAATGATGTGCTCCACAAGTTTAAGAAGTACCAGTATGACTGGTGTGTGATACAGAGTGAGAGACAAGATGGAGAGAAACTAGTACTGTCAATGGAGTCGGTGGAGAATGACCTTCCTGTGCCTGTTGGGGTCAATAGGTTAAAG atTCTTCCAAGTGGGTGGATTATTGAACCAGTCATTCGAGACAACAAGACAGTTTCATTGGTGACTTATGTCATGCAG ATGAATTATGGGTTGTGTTCTGATGGAGCAGCAGACAAAGTTCTAATTGATGAAATGGTATCCAAGCAACCCCTCAGCATAGCCTACTTACGTCAGTACTTACGCCCGCCCCTGGCTAAGGCACGGAAGATATCTCCTAGCAGAATGCACCACTCCAAGAAAACACTATAG